One SAR86 cluster bacterium genomic window, TGCAGATCGTATAGCTCAACATGGAGTTGGGTGGGTCCCTATTCAAGCTAAGCCTGATTTTATAAGATCTGGTAAAGAAATTTTACAAAAAGGGTTTGAACGAGCAGGAAGAAAAACTGAAGAGCTAAGAATAAGAGGACAACTTCAAATGGGATTTAATGAGGAGAGAAAGCCATGCATAGATAGAACACTTGAAAATCTTGAGGCAGGCTTAGAAGCAGGAATCACTGACTTAGAAATATTTCCTAGTGGTTTTATTCAAAGTAAAGATGACCTACCTGGTTTCTTTAAAAAATTAGTTGATATTAAAAATTAAAAACAATCTTGATTGTTTCTTTATTTAAAGTAAAATACTTATGAAACTATGAGTTTCGTTTTTATTTTTTTAAAAATATTAACTTATCATAAAAGAAGGATATTGCAGATCCCCAAATCTTGCGGTATCCTTTTTTTTATTAAACGCAATCCTTCAAAGAAGATAAAGTATTTCCAGCTATAAATGAAAAGGTGAGAGCGGGTCCTATTGTTCCACCACCTCCTCCATAACTTGTTCCTGGAGATCCAACTCCAGAACAATTCCCAGAGGCGCATAGCCTTTGAATAGGAACTTCATTTACATCTAAAACTTCTGATAATTTATTCACTCGAGGTCCACCACATGTTCCTATATGAGCAGGAGCTATTTCAGCGCCATAGAAAGGAGGGAGATCAAGTGGTTGAAGAGCTAAACTTGTATCTGCAATACCCATCCTGTCATAATGAGTTTCTCCTCTATGGAAATCAGGATCTACTCCTAGAACGGCATTTTTATTAAAATTAGAAATAGTTGATTTTAAGTTATTTGGATCTATGCCTAATTTATTGGCTAGTCCTTCTATGGTAGAAGATTGAGAAAACCAATTAGGTAATGGCTGATCAGCTTTTTTTCCAGCTAAAGTTCCATTTGTTCTATCTTTGTGATCATATATTTGAAAAGCTGGTATGTTCTTATATTTTAAAGCTCCCCAATTTTCCTTTGCATGAAATGAACGCCATGATGAATCATAATCTGCCTTCTCATTTGCAAACCTTTTACCATAACGGTTTACTAAAATACAACTAGGATTATATTTTTTTTCTGTCACTGCGTTCAAAGCTCCTGGTATATCAGCTTCTGCTTTATAAACTACACTTCCCCATACCTCATTCATATTTCTTAAATCAGCTCCTAGCTTCATTGCCATCTTTATACCATCTCCTGTATTAGTTTTAACTCCTACACCATAAGATGGAACTGATAAAAAGTTTTTATTCATTTCGACATCATGATCAAATCCACCACTTGCCAAATGAACTC contains:
- a CDS encoding FAD-binding protein — translated: MKRREFFLKTFLGLAGTGLLLGLKEQKDEEDNITWHDETDIAVIGAGTGLVGAITSLKKGLRVVVLEKAASPGGTTAISGGVAWIPNNHVMEREGFSDSRVKTLTYLNQLSQGQADQELIEAFAQEGPRMIKFLEDNTSLKWRVSKIMGEASEYHTDWEGSVLKGRSIEPDTNAPMGVHLGGHLISFLLEAFYNLGGKIILEAPAQQLISREKEDGSREVLGVSYLSKGKIFNLKTKKGVHLASGGFDHDVEMNKNFLSVPSYGVGVKTNTGDGIKMAMKLGADLRNMNEVWGSVVYKAEADIPGALNAVTEKKYNPSCILVNRYGKRFANEKADYDSSWRSFHAKENWGALKYKNIPAFQIYDHKDRTNGTLAGKKADQPLPNWFSQSSTIEGLANKLGIDPNNLKSTISNFNKNAVLGVDPDFHRGETHYDRMGIADTSLALQPLDLPPFYGAEIAPAHIGTCGGPRVNKLSEVLDVNEVPIQRLCASGNCSGVGSPGTSYGGGGGTIGPALTFSFIAGNTLSSLKDCV